One genomic segment of Ricinus communis isolate WT05 ecotype wild-type chromosome 3, ASM1957865v1, whole genome shotgun sequence includes these proteins:
- the LOC107261644 gene encoding uncharacterized protein LOC107261644 — MDWALKLDDALWAYRKTFKTPIGLTPYQLIYGKSFHLPVELEHKAYWATRTLNFDVKKASRKRLLQLNEFDELRMNAYENAKLYKVHTKFWHDKHLFKKEFHEGELVLLFNSRLKLFPRKLRSRWSGPFKVMKVYPHDTVDLANAKGEIFKVNGHRLKPYLIGDVIDTGCSIPLSTP, encoded by the coding sequence ATGGATTGGGCATTAAAGCTTGATGACGCTTTATGGGCGTATAGGAAAACCTTTAAAACCCCAATTGGCCTTACTCcctatcaattaatttatggGAAGTCATTTCATCTCCCCGTTGAATTAGAGCATAAGGCATATTGGGCAACAAGGACTTTGAATTTTGATGTGAAAAAGGCCAGTAGGAAGAGGTTACTTCAACTTAATGAATTCGATGAGTTAAGAATGAATGCTTATGAGAATGCGAAGTTATATAAAGTTCATACTAAGTTCTGGCATGATAAGCATTTATTTAAGAAGGAATTTCATGAGGGTGAGCTTGTTCTCCTTTTTAATTCAAGACTCAAGTTATTTCCGAGAAAGTTAAGGTCACGATGGTCGGGTCCGTTTAAAGTTATGAAAGTTTATCCTCATGATACGGTTGATCTTGCCAATGCAAAGGGAGAAATTTTTAAGGTAAATGGACATCGCCTTAAGCCCTACTTGATCGGTGATGTAATTGATACAGGCTGTTCTATCCCTCTATCTACACCATAA